The Vagococcus martis genomic interval AGCAGCAAGTAGGTTATATTGTGTACACAATAGACTACTTGGCAGGGAAAAAGTCTTTTTCCCTTGCATCCCTTTTAAAACATCCTAAGAACGAATAAATTAACTTAAAAAAAAGAGCCTCTAACAGTGAGTTCTTTTTTGAGTTAATCAAATCCTTTTTGAAGAGTATTTAATACCTCTTGTTTCCAATGATCTTCTTCAACTTGTTTTGTTTCTTTTTGTTTCTGTGCCAAAAAGTCTGCCTCATGAGTGCCAATTTTTAAGCCTAAAACTTTATCTTTAGCGACCCATTTTTCTTTTTGGGAAAGGTCACCATTGTGTTCAATGTTAAATAGCTTAATGCGTAAATCTTCTTGTTGTCCCTTAGAAAAATCATCCGCATTTTTTGCTTCAGCTTTAAAAGAAAATTGATAACCAATGACTGGCTTACCTCGTCCCTTTCCGTATTTCTTTTTGATGGTTAAACCTCTAAAAAGAGGTGTTAGTTCTTCTTTTATTGGTTTTAGGACTGTTCTATCGATTTCTCCTAAATTTTTTTGATAACTTTTTGGGACATCTAATAATTCAAAAAAGTCTTCTTTTGAGAAATAAGCATAGCCAGTAGTTCTAAATTGTTTTAGTAATCGAAACATAGTTTTAGAATAACTACTTTGTAAATCGGTAAATTGTCTTAAAGAGTATCTAACCCACTCATCTAAATTATTTAGTAACGGAATAGCTTTTTCGTGAATTTGAATTTCTGCATAAGGAGTATCTACTTTGCCATTTATTTTAAATTCATTGAACATAACAAAACGTTCTCGTTCTAGTCCATCGGAACTTCTGCGTCCAAATCGTAAATCCATTAACTTGTCATAAGTACTCTCTAAATCATCAATAAAGCGATTATTTGCGGTTGCTTTATAATTACTCAAATCTTTTAATTGATCAAAAGAAAAAGCAACTTTTTTCTCACCCTTTTCTCTCATCCTGGAAACGATAGAAAAAAATAGATTCATCTCTACAGCAGAGAATTTTCTTAAAGGAATAGTATTTAATTCTGTATGGTATTTTACTAATTCATTGGTCAAAATATCACATCCTAACTATTTATATGTAATATCATAATATAGTCCATACAAATAATCCATATATAAACTCCATACAAACAGACAAAACTCCATACATAAACAGACAAAACTCCATACATAAACAGACAAAACTCCATACATAAACAGACAAAACTCCATGCAAACATCTCTGTATCCCTTGGGGCTCTAATGCTCAACTGGTGTCTAAAAGAGGTTTAAAAGAGGTTTAAAAAAGATTATAAAAAAGGTCGACTATTTTTCCCACCTAAAAACCCACTCTTTTTATTAAATTGATCTATGCGTAACATGAAAAAAAATAAAAAATGAGTGAGAGAAAACCACTCTCACATTCCACTCACGCAGTCGCTACACGCTCCTTTGCTAAAACCTAAAACATTTCTCTAAGGAAATAATTCAATAGTATTAAAATGCAAAAAAAGAACTGTTTAAGCTCATCTAGATAAAACTCTTAGTTTAATAAATAAAGCGTCTTTCAGACGGTCAGGGTAAACCCTAACAACCCTAAAGTAATTATCTAAAGATTATGCTATATTTATTAATGGCACTTAGCCCATTTTCTATTTGAAAGGGGGGCTAGACATATGTTAAAACAATTCATCTTGTTATTCATCACGACTGTTTTTACTACAGTAATTACAGTTATAACTACAAAGTTATTAAATCGTTGGTTTGACGATGAAGATGATGATTAAAGGCATGAGTGCCAACAAACCCACACGCTAGAACTTCGCACTAGCGACAAAAAAAGCCACTACCTCATCACAGGTAGTGGCTTTTGTGCTAGACATACTAGCAATTCATCTTGTTTTCGCACTCTTATTATATCATGATTTACAAAGATAAATCAAAAAGTTAACATAAATCAAATTACATCTAGTTATCCTTTCATTTTTAGGATATATAAATAAAATATTTATCCAATTATAATAGTTCTTGGAACAAATATACTTAATATTCTAATTATAGTTTTTTAAATAACCAACGTTATAAATCGTATTAGGCAAAAGCTAATAATGCCATACTTGAAACTTAATTTTAAATGATCGTTTTACTTTGTATTTTCTTCTAAGGGTAATTTTTTTAATAGCCAAGGCATGCTCAGTTCAATTTCTAATTGTACAATAGGTTCAGCTAGTGACCTGGGTGAAATGGATATGCTTTCAGTAAATCCAATTCCTATATTATTAAATTTAACAAAATTTGGAGTGGAAACTTCTTTACTATGCTCTATCCAAAATGGAGGTCCATTAATTATTTTTCCTGAAAAATGATAGAAGACACTATAATGGTGAAAGCCATCATCATCTTCAAATAAGTGCCAAACCTCAGCTTCTTTTTTAGGATTAATACCAAAAGACCTAAATAATATCTTAGTAGATAAGTCTAAGTAATCACATGCCAAACAATAGTTTTTACAATAATTACATTTACAGGCATTAGTAATATAAGCTCCTTTTGAATAAAATAATTTTGTCTTTTTATAATTGGAAGAAATAGAATAACCTGCTATATGAATGTTCATACATAATAAACTCACTTTCTACTAATTATTAAATATCACCTTTCCATTTCACTAAATCAATAAAAGAAAATTTTTTTACCACTAATCAACATAGCTTGTGATTAGTGTAAAATTTATTAATTATGCTGTGACATTTTTCCAGAATCATTACATAAGTTGTTTAATGAATTATGTATCGAACCTACACCTCAACATAAAAAAATGAACAATTGTAAAATCTCACTAAGTTAAAACACCTCATTCACTCACAAGTTAATTAAAATTACTCCTAAATTATATCAAGAGGAATTATAAATTCTTTGTAGATTTAATGAATGATTTTAGTTAATTTGCACGAAGTCGATTGGAAAAAACACGCGTACTGCACGTGGCGGGAATAGCTTTAGTGTTACTCTTATTGCAATTTGTAGTCTTTTTAAAGTTATCATAATGATAGGTCAGCAGTATTAATAATACTAGTTTTATTATAATAAAACTAGTATTATTAATACATTCAATGTATTGTTTATATATCAAAATAAAATAGAAAGGACGTTAGTTATTGTGCGATTTTTAAAATGGTTATTTTTTATTTTAGGCACATTAATTACATTAATTAATATTCCTAAATTTGTATCAATTATTTTTAGATTTTTTAATCCCCAAAATAATTTTGGAGAATTAATTGGAGAATTAGTTGGTTCTATAGCTATACCGTGTGTATTTTTCGTACTATTTTTTATATTACAGAATAATCAAAAGTAAAAAATATAATAAATGTGTACAAGTAATATACCTGTGATGCTAATTAACTTTGGCAAAATGTAAATGCAAAAATTAGTTATTTAATTGATTGCTTAACATAATCTCGCTTTAAAGAAGTTACACATCTACCAACACATCGAGACACCCACTTTGTGAATCTCAACTGGTCTACCTAAAAATGAAAAAAGAAGCCTTGAAAATAGGGCTTCTTTTTTTGTTGAATTTGTGAAAGGTGACGAAAGAAAATGGAGTCACCTGTTATTCTTTTTCTGTCTGGCGACAAGAACACTCAATGATATTGAGTGTCGTTTAACTATCCGATAATCGATTTGCCTGATCGGATGAAAAAAGAAAAGGGATTGATTCCTTTTCTTTTCCCCGTAGTCTAATCTAAAGACTATATTCTGTATGCAAACTAATAGCCTTATAGGATAGCAGCAAGTAGGTTATATTGTGTACACAATAGACTACTTGGCAGGGAAAAAGTCTTTTTCCCTTGCATCCTTTTAAAACATCCTAAGAACGAATAAATTAACTTAAAAAAAAGAGCCTCTAACAGTGAGTTCTTTTTTGAGTTAATCAAATCCTTTTTGAAGAGTATTTAATACCTCTTGTTTCCAATGATCTTCTTCAACTTGTTTTGTTTCTTTTTGTTTCTGTGCCAAAAAGTCTGCCTCATGAGTGCCAATTTTTAAGCCTAAAACTTTATCTTTAGCGACCCATTTTTCTTTTTGGGAAAGGTCACCATTGTGTTCAATGTTAAATAGCTTAATGCGTAAATCTTCTTGTTGTCCCTTAGAAAAATCATCCGCATTTTTTGCTTCAGCTTTAAAAGAAAATTGATAACCAATGACTGGCTTACCTCGTCCCTTTCCGTATTTCTTTTTGATGGTTAAACCTCTAAAAAGAGGTGTTAGTTCTTCTTTTATTGGTTTTAGGACTGTTCTATCGATTTCTCCTAAATTTTTTTGATAACTTTTTGGGACATCTAATAATTCAAAAAAAGTCTTCTTTTGAGAAATAAGCATAGCCAGTAGTTCTAAATTGTTTTAGTAATCGAAACATAGTTTTAGAATAACTACTTTGTAAATCGGTAAATTGTCTTAAAGAGTATCTAACCCACTCATCTAAATTATTTAGTAACGGAATAGCTTTTTCGTGAATTTGAATTTCTGCATAAGGAGTATCTACTTTGCCATTTATTTTAAATTCATTGAACATAACAAAACGTTCTCGTTCTAGTCCATCGGAACTTCTGCGTCCAAATCGTAAATCCATTAACTTGTCATAAGTACTCTCTAAATCATCAATAAAGCGATTATTTGCGGTTGCTTTATAATTACTCAAATCTTTTAATTGATCAAAAGAAAAAGCAACTTTTTTCTCACCCTTTTCTCTCATCCTGGAAACGATAGAAAAAAATAGATTCATCTCTACAGCAGAGAATTTTCTTAAAGGAATAGTATTTAATTCTGTATGGTATTTTACTAATTCATTGGTCAAAATATCACATCCTAACTATTTATATGTAATATCATAATATAGTCCATACAAATAATCCATATATAAACTCCATACAAACAGACAAAACTCCATACATAAACAGACAAAACTCCATACATAAACAGACAAAACTCCATACATAAACAGACAAAACTCCATGCAAACATCTCTGTATCCCTTGGGGCTCTAATGCTCAACTGGTGTCTAAAAGAGGTTTAAAAGAGGTTTAAAAAAGATTATAAAAAAGGTCGACTATTTTTCCCACCTAAAAACCCACTCTTTTTATTAAATTGATCTATGCGTAACATGAAAAAAAAATAAAAAATGAGTGAGAGAAAACCACTCTCACATTCCACTCACGCAGTCGCTACACGCTCCTTTGCTAAAACCTAAAACATTTCTCTAAGGAAATAATTCAATAGTATTAAAATGCAAAAAAAGAACTGTTTAAGCTCATCTAGATAAAACTCTTAGTTTAATAAATAAAGCGTCTTTCAGACGGTCAGGGTAAACCCTAACAACCCTAAAGTAATTATCTAAAGATTATGCTATATTTATTAATGGCACTTAGCCCATTTTCTATTTGAAAGGGGGGCTAGACATATGTTAAAAACAATTCATCTTGTTATTCATCACGACTGTTTTTACTACAGTAATTACAGTTATAACTACAAAGTTATTAAATCGTTGGTTTGACGATGAAGATGATGATTAAAGGCATGAGTGCCAACAAACCCACACGCTAGAACTTCGCACTAGCGACAAAAAAAGCCACTACCTCATCACAGGTAGTGGCTTTTGTGCTAGACATACTAGCAATTCATCTTGTTTTCGCACTCTTATTATATCATGATTTACAAAGATAAATCAAAAAGTTAACATAAATCAAATTACATCTAGTTATCCTTTCATTTT includes:
- a CDS encoding replication initiation protein; its protein translation is MTNELVKYHTELNTIPLRKFSAVEMNLFFSIVSRMREKGEKKVAFSFDQLKDLSNYKATANNRFIDDLESTYDKLMDLRFGRRSSDGLERERFVMFNEFKINGKVDTPYAEIQIHEKAIPLLNNLDEWVRYSLRQFTDLQSSYSKTMFRLLKQFRTTGYAYFSKEDFFELLDVPKSYQKNLGEIDRTVLKPIKEELTPLFRGLTIKKKYGKGRGKPVIGYQFSFKAEAKNADDFSKGQQEDLRIKLFNIEHNGDLSQKEKWVAKDKVLGLKIGTHEADFLAQKQKETKQVEEDHWKQEVLNTLQKGFD